A single region of the Pyxidicoccus trucidator genome encodes:
- a CDS encoding putative Ig domain-containing protein produces MRFPRALSLLLALLLTACPGSTPVAPLVPFTDAGTDSTDGGDSSLTLSTEALPAATVAQPYRATLAASGGSPAYSWHLVEGALPVGLTFSSSGEIAGTPSAPGTVSFTVEVRDSAGRSARGTLGIEVLGAGFDFITSALPDAYLGSEYTSLLAASGGTLPYTWVLASGSLPSGVRLGANGRFSGAPVGAGTFAFTLRVQDASGLSAQRDFTLSVFAPPAFSSTSLDLAVVGVPYSASLHATGGRAPLSLRIASGSLPSGLRLEGSSVLGTPTAAGAAFFTVEVQDVNDRSASASFLLTVRDGLTVTPTTLPDAYTDAAYGHGLSAAGGQPPYTWALTEGSVPAGLRLLDSGALDGTSSTVGTTAFTVRVTDAELDTDTREVSLTTYAPPSLAAVSAQSVYAGANVVLPFSPSGGKAPLRFTASGQLPPGLTLAEEGLLHGSPTQAGLFAFDVIARDANGRSVARSVSFTVHAPPSITTTSLPDGDPGLPYSTRLSVSGGRSPLTWSLASGTPPSGLLLASDGTLSGTPSAIGAASFTVRVTDGGGRTDSRLLSLTIYGPPTVTTTSLPDAYVGLSYVGSLTATGGRAPHSWSIDSGTLPPGLALVSGGNTLAGTPGASAASSSFTVRVTDSGGRTSTRALSLAVYRPPVLSGPALQLEGYVSEPFSATYVVTGGKAPYSFFTPEVLPAWLTLSGSGQLSGLPPSTGTTSGQVIVSDANGRTHSRSFSLSTYTYPSITANPLPEARSGEPYSTSLLASGGKPPLLWSVASGSLPSGLTLSSSGNLSGTPDSGTTSFTARVSDANGRIGERTFTLPVYVPPRVTTASLPDAFLGQPYSASLSATGGRAPLSWSHTGSLPAGLSLSSSGVFSGTPTATGSASFTVTVRDAETRQDSRVLSLNVRSASAPLTVGHWNLEWFGAANQGPPNSTSDGGTSDDLQIAYARDILGDAGVNVWGLVEMVDSQDFATLKAQLPGYSGFLANDVSFVPGGSSWYSNGEQKPGILYDNSLTFRSAQLILTAQAADFGGRPPLRVDFTLRVQGADVSLVVIVLHMKAFEDEVSYGQRQRASDALKDHLDTLMASERVLVIGDWNDDVDRSISRGGDGNYLASPFESFVLDSSQYTFITRPLSLAGERTTVNYREAIDHTLATNELADNYLSGSVRVLRPDSWIPDYGNVVSDHYPVVSKYDLGGGGAGPLPAPDLLINEVLANEPAVDGGVVDTDYEFIEVVNIGATHADLSGWSLWDSAVVRHVFPSGTSLAAGQAFVVFGGPRGFPVGTPNTLAASTGQLGLNNDSDTPNLRAPDGGVVDSVSYTSTVDRVSINRMPEAVPDAGFVLHTVLNSGLLSSPGRRADGGTF; encoded by the coding sequence TTCATCACCTCGGCGCTTCCGGATGCGTATCTCGGCAGCGAGTACACCTCTCTGCTCGCCGCTTCCGGCGGCACGCTCCCCTATACCTGGGTGCTGGCCAGCGGCTCACTGCCCTCGGGCGTGCGGCTGGGCGCGAATGGTCGCTTCTCCGGTGCACCCGTGGGCGCCGGCACCTTCGCCTTCACCCTCCGCGTCCAGGACGCCTCCGGCCTCTCCGCCCAGCGCGACTTCACGCTCTCCGTCTTCGCGCCTCCGGCCTTCTCCAGCACCTCGCTCGACCTCGCCGTCGTTGGCGTGCCCTACTCGGCCTCCCTGCACGCCACGGGCGGCCGGGCCCCGCTCTCCCTCCGCATCGCCTCGGGCTCGCTGCCCTCGGGGCTCCGGCTGGAGGGCAGCTCCGTGCTCGGCACTCCCACCGCCGCGGGCGCCGCGTTCTTCACCGTCGAGGTCCAGGACGTCAACGACCGCAGCGCCTCCGCATCCTTCCTGCTCACCGTCCGGGACGGGCTCACCGTCACTCCCACCACCCTGCCAGACGCGTACACCGATGCCGCCTATGGACACGGGCTCTCCGCCGCGGGCGGACAGCCTCCATACACCTGGGCGCTCACGGAGGGCTCCGTGCCCGCCGGACTCCGGCTCCTCGACTCGGGCGCGCTCGACGGCACTTCGTCCACCGTCGGCACCACCGCCTTCACCGTGCGCGTCACCGACGCCGAGCTCGACACCGATACGCGCGAGGTGTCTCTCACCACGTATGCACCGCCCTCGCTCGCCGCCGTGTCCGCGCAGAGCGTCTACGCCGGTGCCAACGTCGTGCTCCCCTTCTCTCCCTCCGGTGGCAAGGCGCCCCTGCGCTTCACCGCTTCGGGACAGCTTCCACCGGGACTCACGCTCGCAGAGGAAGGGCTCCTCCATGGCAGCCCCACCCAGGCAGGACTCTTCGCGTTCGACGTCATCGCGCGTGACGCCAACGGCCGCTCCGTGGCGCGCTCCGTCTCCTTCACCGTCCACGCGCCTCCCTCCATCACCACCACCTCGCTTCCGGATGGAGACCCGGGCCTGCCCTACAGCACCCGCCTCTCCGTCTCGGGCGGCCGGAGCCCGCTCACCTGGTCCCTCGCCTCCGGCACCCCTCCCTCGGGGCTGCTCCTGGCCTCGGATGGCACGCTGAGCGGGACTCCCTCCGCCATCGGCGCTGCCTCCTTCACCGTTCGCGTCACCGATGGCGGCGGCAGGACGGACAGCCGCCTCCTGTCGCTCACCATCTACGGGCCGCCCACCGTCACCACCACCTCGCTTCCCGATGCGTACGTGGGCCTGTCCTATGTCGGCAGCCTCACCGCCACCGGCGGACGCGCGCCGCACTCCTGGTCCATCGACTCGGGCACACTGCCTCCGGGCCTTGCCCTGGTGTCTGGCGGCAATACCCTCGCCGGTACTCCCGGGGCCAGCGCTGCGTCCTCGTCGTTCACGGTCCGCGTCACCGACAGCGGCGGGCGCACCTCCACCCGCGCGCTCTCCCTCGCGGTGTATCGGCCGCCTGTCCTCTCGGGCCCGGCGCTCCAGCTCGAGGGCTATGTGTCCGAGCCCTTCAGCGCCACGTACGTCGTCACCGGCGGGAAAGCGCCCTACTCCTTCTTCACGCCGGAGGTCCTGCCCGCGTGGCTGACACTCTCCGGCAGCGGCCAGCTCTCCGGGCTGCCTCCGTCCACGGGCACGACTTCCGGGCAGGTCATCGTCTCCGACGCCAATGGCCGCACCCACTCGCGGAGCTTCTCGCTCTCCACGTACACGTACCCCTCCATCACCGCCAACCCGCTTCCCGAGGCCCGCAGCGGCGAGCCCTACTCCACCTCGCTGCTCGCCTCCGGCGGCAAGCCTCCGCTGCTCTGGAGCGTCGCCTCGGGCTCGCTCCCCTCGGGGCTCACCCTGTCGTCCTCGGGAAACCTCAGCGGCACGCCTGACAGCGGCACCACGTCCTTCACCGCGCGCGTCTCCGACGCCAATGGCCGCATCGGCGAGCGCACCTTCACGCTGCCCGTCTACGTGCCTCCTCGCGTGACGACGGCCTCGCTCCCCGACGCCTTCCTCGGTCAGCCCTACAGCGCCTCGCTCTCCGCCACTGGCGGACGGGCCCCGCTGTCCTGGAGCCACACGGGCTCACTGCCCGCGGGGCTGTCGCTGTCCTCCTCGGGCGTCTTCTCCGGGACTCCCACGGCGACTGGTTCCGCGAGCTTCACCGTCACCGTCCGCGATGCCGAGACACGTCAGGACTCTCGCGTCCTGTCGCTCAACGTGCGCAGCGCGAGCGCCCCGCTCACCGTGGGCCACTGGAACCTCGAGTGGTTCGGCGCGGCCAACCAGGGGCCTCCGAACTCCACCTCCGATGGCGGCACCAGCGATGACCTGCAGATTGCCTACGCGCGCGACATCCTCGGCGACGCGGGGGTCAACGTGTGGGGACTCGTGGAGATGGTGGACTCCCAGGACTTCGCCACCCTCAAGGCCCAGCTTCCCGGCTACAGCGGCTTCCTCGCCAATGACGTGTCCTTCGTCCCCGGCGGCTCGTCCTGGTACAGCAACGGGGAGCAGAAGCCCGGCATCCTCTACGACAACTCCCTCACATTCCGCAGCGCCCAGCTCATCCTCACCGCCCAGGCCGCGGACTTCGGCGGACGGCCTCCCCTCCGCGTGGACTTCACCCTGCGCGTCCAGGGCGCGGATGTGTCACTCGTCGTCATCGTCCTCCACATGAAGGCGTTCGAGGACGAGGTCTCCTATGGCCAGCGGCAACGCGCCAGCGACGCGCTCAAGGACCACCTCGACACGCTCATGGCGTCCGAGCGCGTGCTCGTCATCGGCGATTGGAACGATGACGTCGACCGCTCCATCAGCCGTGGCGGTGATGGTAACTACCTGGCCAGCCCCTTCGAGTCCTTCGTGCTCGACTCCTCGCAGTACACCTTCATCACCCGGCCGCTGTCGCTCGCTGGTGAGCGCACCACCGTCAACTACCGCGAGGCCATCGACCACACGCTCGCCACCAACGAGCTGGCCGACAACTACCTGTCCGGCTCCGTCCGCGTGCTGCGCCCCGACAGCTGGATTCCCGACTACGGCAACGTCGTCAGCGACCACTACCCCGTCGTCAGCAAATATGACCTTGGCGGAGGCGGCGCGGGCCCCCTGCCCGCTCCGGACCTCCTCATCAACGAGGTGCTCGCCAACGAGCCCGCCGTCGATGGCGGCGTGGTGGACACCGATTACGAGTTCATCGAGGTGGTCAACATCGGCGCCACCCACGCGGACCTGTCCGGCTGGAGTCTGTGGGACTCGGCCGTCGTGCGACACGTCTTCCCCTCGGGAACGTCGCTGGCCGCGGGCCAGGCCTTCGTCGTCTTCGGCGGCCCCCGGGGCTTTCCGGTCGGCACGCCCAATACCCTGGCCGCCTCCACCGGACAGCTCGGGCTCAACAACGACTCCGACACGCCCAACCTCCGGGCTCCGGATGGCGGCGTCGTGGACTCGGTGAGCTACACCAGCACCGTGGACCGGGTGTCCATCAACCGGATGCCCGAGGCCGTACCGGATGCCGGCTTCGTCCTCCACACCGTGCTCAACTCGGGGCTCCTGTCATCACCGGGCCGGCGCGCGGATGGCGGCACCTTCTGA